A part of Populus alba chromosome 8, ASM523922v2, whole genome shotgun sequence genomic DNA contains:
- the LOC118039976 gene encoding uncharacterized protein yields the protein MSSLAAARADNFYYPPEWSPKKGGLNKFHGQHALRERARKLDQGILIIRFEMPFNIWCGGCNSMIAKGVRFNAEKKQVGNYYSTKIWSFTMKSACCKHEIVIQTDPKNCEYVIISGAQRKNEEFDVEDAETLALPADEEKGKLSDPFYRLEHQEEDLQKKKEAEPVLVRLQRVSDARHSDDYALNKALRARMRSHKKRVAEEESTSRKMGLGIRLLPATEEDAVSAAHVKFSSKFDKNRKDKRALISAASIFPGSSGSSMSNKKRLELESKRRKISAAAATNLLTGGFKPSSWSQATVSCSKRKQNSMNARRV from the exons atg TCTTCTCTTGCAGCAGCTAGAGCCGATAATTTTTACTACCCGCCGGAATGGTCCCCGAAAAAG GGTGGTTTGAACAAATTCCATGGGCAACATGCATTGAGGGAGAGAGCAAGAAAATTAGACCAGGGTATTTTGATAATAAG GTTCGAAATGCCCTTCAATATATGGTGTGGTGGTTGCAATTCTATGATTGCAAAGGGTGTTCGTTTCAATGCAGAGAAAAAGCAAGTGGGAAATTATTATTCTACAAAG ATATGGAGCTTCACCATGAAATCTGCATGCTGCAAACATGAAATTGTTATCCAGACAGATCCAAAAAATTGCGAGTATGTGATTATTAGTGGGGCTCAACGAAAAAATGAGGAGTTTGATGTTGAGGATGCAGAAACATTAGCACTCCCTGCAGATGAAG AGAAAGGCAAGCTTTCAGATCCATTTTACCGTCTTGAACATCAGGAAGAGGATTtgcagaagaagaaagaagctgAGCCTGTTCTAGTCCGCCTTCAGCGAGTATCCGATGCCAGGCATTCAGATGACTATGCCCTCAACAAGGCTCTTCGTGCCCGAATGAGAAGTCATAAGAAAAGAGTTGCTGAAGAAGAGTCCACTTCCAGGAAAATGGGTCTTGGCATACGCTTGCTTCCAGCAACTGAAGAAGATGCTGTCTCTGCAGCTCATGTAAAGTTCTCTTCCAAGTTTGACAAAAATAGGAAGGATAAGCGAGCATTGATCAGTGCTGCTTCAATATTTCCTGGGTCATCTGGTTCTTCAATGTCCAATAAGAAACGTTTGGAGCTAGAATCCAAGAGAAGGAAAATTAGTGCTGCTGCGGCCACTAATTTGCTGACGGGGGGTTTCAAGCCATCATCATGGTCACAGGCTACGGTTTCTTGCAGCAAGCGCAAGCAGAATTCCATGAATGCCAGACGTGTTTAG
- the LOC118039975 gene encoding uncharacterized protein, protein MFSSSSSFNPFDQYANHTMIASTENPSSIESCSQTFFQHFPDPFLDVGDFLVGELLSQQQLEEEEVLGSNTALAVEAHDPQTILTASNEETKINNKKKKSNVDTSKQPIRQRRTGKDRHSKIHTAQGPRDRRMRLSLQISRKFFDLQDMLGFDKASKTIEWLFTKSKAGIKELTDSVPGGRRCSICADGKSVCSTPESEVVSGIKLTPETNGDKRGTKAKNDSLVSNPKEKRSKKVHKPVFNLVDRDSREKARARARERTRERMKNQGIDTSSDRSSQANPNKLEKFESSSPLEYGENLAPVNQEMSSPLKVGDVRESSNHDFLPHQMDYVSITGNFFWITNSPRSSSISDFSESVALPGGTNCKYEFLPLNSDMTNDGIQYKYNALTNMKLPPLNGAHEESPNSIFMNMPNPNDQNSISILMTTTTNGNANQSSSNSFFAEDHFDCLY, encoded by the coding sequence ATGTTTTCTTCAAGTAGCAGTTTCAATCCTTTTGATCAATACGCTAACCATACCATGATTGCAAGCACAGAAAACCCTAGCTCGATAGAATCTTGTTCTCAAACATTCTTCCAGCACTTCCCCGATCCCTTTCTTGATGTTGGTGATTTTCTGGTAGGTGAACTCTTATCACAGCAgcagctggaggaggaggaagttTTGGGATCTAATACTGCGTTAGCAGTTGAGGCTCATGATCCGCAGACTATCCTTACAGCATCAAACgaggaaacaaaaatcaacaataaaaagaagaaaagtaatGTTGATACTTCAAAGCAGCCAATTCGTCAAAGGCGAACCGGGAAGGACAGGCACAGCAAGATCCATACTGCTCAAGGGCCTAGAGATCGAAGGATGAGGTTATCCCTTCAAATTTCCAGAAAGTTCTTTGATCTCCAAGACATGCTCGGCTTCGATAAAGCAAGCAAAACTATTGAGTGGCTCTTCACAAAATCGAAGGCCGGGATCAAGGAGCTTACAGATAGTGTTCCAGGAGGGAGAAGATGTAGCATTTGTGCTGACGGCAAGAGTGTTTGTTCCACTCCAGAGAGTGAGGTTGTTTCAGGCATCAAGCTGACACCTGAGACTAACGGGGACAAGAGAGGGACGAAGGCAAAGAATGACTCATTAGTGAGCAATCCTAAAGAGAAAAGGAGCAAGAAAGTGCACAAACCAGTCTTTAATCTTGTTGACAGAGATTCTAGGGAGAAGGCGAGAGCAAGGGCGAGGGAGAGGACAAGAGAGAGAATGAAGAACCAAGGCATAGACACGTCAAGTGATCGGTCCTCTCAGGCAAACCCTAACAAATTGGAAAAGTTTGAGTCTTCTAGCCCCCTCGAATATGGTGAAAATTTGGCTCCTGTAAACCAAGAAATGAGTTCCCCATTGAAGGTTGGTGATGTAAGAGAATCCAGCAATCATGATTTCCTACCACATCAAATGGATTATGTCAGCATCACTGGGAATTTCTTTTGGATCACAAATTCACCAAGATCATCTTCGATTTCCGATTTCTCTGAGAGTGTTGCGCTTCCAGGTGGGACAAACTGCAAGTATGAGTTTCTTCCTTTGAATTCTGACATGACAAATGATGGAATCCAGTATAAATATAATGCTCTGACGAACATGAAGCTACCACCATTAAACGGCGCCCATGAAGAAAGccctaattcaatttttatgaaCATGCCAAATCCCAATGATCAAAACTCCATTTCAATTCTCATGACCACCACCACAAACGGCAATGCAAACCAGTCCTCCTCAAATTCCTTTTTTGCCGAAGACCACTTTGACTGCTTATATTGA
- the LOC118039974 gene encoding aspartyl protease family protein 2 has product MVRSFKSKQRVCFPLSHGHNTHTELHSTMVPLSLLFHLLLLAFVDLSASTTEYLKLPLLHKTPFPTPFQSLSSDIQRLSLLHHSHHRHQSHRPTSSKSPLISGASSGSGQYFVSIRLGSPPQTLLLVADTGSDLTWVRCSACKTNCSMHPPGSTFLARHSTTFSPTHCFSSLCQLVPQPNPNPCNHTRLHSTCRYEYVYSDGSKTSGFFSKETTTLNTSSGREMKLKSIAFGCGFHVSGPSLIGSSFNGASGVMGLGRGPISFASQLGRRFGRSFSYCLMDYTLSPPPTSYLMIGDIVSTKKDNKSMMSYTPLLINPDAPTFYYIAIKGVFVDGVKLPIDPSVWSLDELGNGGTVIDSGTTLTFITEPAYREILSAFKREVKLPSPTPGGVSTQSGFDLCVNVTGVSRPRFPRLSLELGGESLYSPPPRNYFIDISEGIKCLAIQPVEVESGGFSVIGNLMQQGFLLEFDRGKSRLGFSRRGCAVS; this is encoded by the coding sequence ATGGTACGGTCATTTAAATCCAAACAACGCGTCTGCTTTCCTCTCTCTCACGGacacaacacacacacagagcTACACAGCACAATGGTGCCTCTCTCCCTCCTCTTCCACCTCCTTTTACTCGCCTTCGTGGATCTCTCCGCCTCCACGACGGAATACCTTAAACTCCCATTACTCCACAAAACACCATTTCCTACCCCATTCCAATCCCTCTCTTCAGACATCCAACGTCTCTCTCTTCTCCATCACAGCCACCACCGCCACCAAAGCCACCGTCCAACCTCCTCCAAATCCCCCTTGATATCCGGAGCTTCCTCCGGCTCTGGCCAATACTTTGTCTCCATCCGCCTTGGCTCCCCACCTCAAACCCTCCTCCTCGTTGCAGATACGGGGAGCGACCTCACTTGGGTTAGATGCTCTGCTTGCAAGACTAACTGCTCCATGCACCCACCCGGATCCACATTCCTCGCTCGCCATTCAACCACCTTCTCCCCAACTCACTGTTTCAGCTCACTGTGTCAGCTCGTCCCTCAACCTAACCCCAATCCCTGCAACCACACTCGCCTTCACAGCACCTGTAGATACGAGTACGTCTACTCTGATGGGTCCAAAACTTCTGGGTTCTTTTCCAAAGAAACCACGACCTTAAATACAAGCTCCGGTAGAGAAATGAAGCTGAAGAGCATCGCATTCGGGTGCGGGTTTCATGTCTCGGGTCCGAGTCTCATCGGGTCGAGTTTCAATGGGGCCAGTGGCGTAATGGGCTTAGGCCGCGGGCCCATCTCGTTTGCTTCTCAGTTGGGCCGTCGATTTGGTCGCAGCTTCTCTTATTGCCTCATGGATTATACTCTCTCGCCTCCTCCAACCAGCTATCTCATGATCGGCGACATCGTTTCCACTAAGAAGGATAATAAAAGCATGATGAGCTACACGCCGTTGTTAATTAACCCTGATGCCCCCACCTTTTACTACATTGCCATTAAAGGAGTGTTTGTTGACGGTGTAAAACTACCTATTGACCCTTCTGTGTGGTCACTCGACGAGTTAGGTAACGGCGGGACAGTTATTGACTCAGGGACGACGTTAACTTTCATAACAGAGCCAGCTTACCGTGAGATATTATCGGCGTTTAAGCGTGAAGTGAAGCTACCGAGTCCAACTCCAGGGGGTGTGTCCACTCAGAGTGGTTTTGATCTTTGTGTGAACGTGACGGGCGTGTCAAGACCGAGATTTCCAAGACTGAGTTTGGAACTCGGTGGTGAGTCGTTGTATTCGCCGCCGCCAAGGAATTATTTTATAGATATAAGCGAGGGAATCAAGTGTTTGGCGATTCAACCCGTTGAGGTGGAGAGTGGTGGGTTTTCGGTGATTGGGAATCTGATGCAACAAGGATTTTTGTTGGAGTTTGATAGGGGCAAATCTCGACTTGGTTTTTCACGTCGCGGTTGTGCTGTCTCGTGA